Proteins from a single region of Segatella copri:
- a CDS encoding type IA DNA topoisomerase encodes MKTIIAEKPSVAKEIAHIVGADKREEGYMQGNGYYVTWAFGHLVQPAMPETYGMKGFHAENLPVIPDPFVLVPRQVKTENGYKPDAGVLVQIKIIGKLFDSSERIIVATDAGREGELIFRYLYAYLGCRKPFDRLWISSLTDTAIREGLLNLKDGKEYDNLYHAAKARSEADWLVGINGTQALTIAAGRGTYSVGRVQTPTLGMVCERYWEHKRFESKPFWQVHFGVVDADSGNILKFTSANRWTDKATATDIYNKVKETGSVIITKIATKRKVEKAPLLYDLTTLQKEANSQHGFTAEHTLSIAQKLYEAKFITYPRTSSRYISDDVFATLPKLFKNLENHSEYGEKVKLLPGSEDYCKNSVNAAKVTDHHALLITENAAIGLFKDEKIVYDMILCRMIEAFSADCIKDITSVSAQVDHDVEFGISGSIIRQTGWRALSLKEKNKRQDKDAGATDDEVKDQVIPNWQEGQHVTLSGCTITEGKTKPKPLHTESTLLAAMETAGKEIEDDTKRQAMKDSGIGTPATRAAIIETLLKREYMVRQQKKLVPTEKGLALHSVVKNMAIANVEMTGKWEAELAKIERGEASADGFTHSIEGYTREITAELLGCDRLFSHKDSGCQCPKCKQGTMQFFGKVVRCSNKECGMPVFKQVAGKLLTDGDITELLTKGKTRTLNGFTSKQGKSFSAAIAFDENFNTKFVFAERKTAEKRGNVKRYKK; translated from the coding sequence ATGAAGACAATCATCGCAGAGAAGCCAAGCGTAGCCAAGGAAATCGCCCACATTGTGGGAGCTGACAAGCGTGAGGAAGGCTATATGCAGGGCAATGGCTATTATGTGACATGGGCATTCGGACATTTAGTGCAGCCAGCCATGCCGGAAACTTACGGCATGAAGGGATTCCATGCGGAGAATCTGCCTGTGATTCCCGACCCGTTCGTTCTTGTTCCCCGACAAGTCAAGACAGAGAACGGCTACAAACCAGATGCAGGTGTGCTTGTCCAGATCAAGATAATCGGCAAGCTGTTTGACAGCAGTGAGCGCATTATTGTAGCAACCGATGCCGGACGTGAGGGAGAGTTGATTTTCCGATACCTCTATGCGTATCTTGGTTGCAGGAAACCTTTCGACCGTCTCTGGATCAGTTCGCTTACGGACACCGCCATCCGTGAGGGACTTCTGAACCTCAAGGATGGCAAGGAGTATGACAATCTCTATCATGCAGCGAAGGCACGAAGTGAGGCAGACTGGCTCGTCGGCATCAACGGCACGCAGGCCCTGACGATAGCCGCAGGACGTGGCACCTATTCCGTAGGTCGTGTGCAGACTCCGACCCTTGGCATGGTGTGCGAACGCTATTGGGAACACAAGCGTTTCGAGTCGAAACCGTTCTGGCAGGTACACTTCGGTGTGGTTGATGCAGACAGTGGCAATATACTGAAGTTCACATCTGCCAACCGATGGACAGACAAAGCTACCGCAACCGATATATATAATAAGGTGAAAGAAACAGGTTCTGTCATCATCACAAAGATCGCAACCAAGCGAAAGGTGGAGAAGGCACCGCTCCTTTACGACCTCACCACCTTGCAGAAAGAAGCCAATTCCCAGCATGGCTTCACGGCAGAGCATACACTCTCCATCGCCCAGAAACTCTACGAGGCAAAGTTCATCACCTATCCAAGAACATCAAGCCGCTATATTTCGGATGATGTATTTGCCACCCTTCCCAAACTCTTCAAGAATCTGGAGAATCATTCGGAATATGGAGAAAAAGTGAAACTCTTGCCTGGCAGTGAGGACTACTGCAAGAACAGCGTGAATGCCGCCAAGGTGACCGATCACCATGCCCTGCTCATCACAGAAAATGCAGCCATTGGTCTTTTCAAGGACGAGAAGATCGTTTATGACATGATATTGTGCCGGATGATTGAAGCGTTCTCAGCAGACTGCATCAAGGACATCACATCAGTATCGGCGCAAGTGGATCATGACGTCGAATTTGGCATCAGTGGCTCCATCATCCGACAGACTGGCTGGCGAGCGTTGTCGCTCAAGGAAAAGAACAAAAGGCAGGACAAGGATGCAGGCGCAACAGACGATGAGGTCAAAGATCAAGTCATTCCCAACTGGCAAGAAGGACAGCATGTCACTCTTTCTGGCTGCACCATCACGGAGGGCAAGACCAAACCGAAGCCATTGCATACGGAATCCACATTGCTTGCAGCAATGGAGACCGCAGGCAAAGAGATAGAAGATGATACGAAGCGCCAGGCAATGAAGGACAGCGGTATTGGCACACCTGCCACACGTGCCGCCATCATCGAAACCCTGCTCAAACGAGAGTATATGGTGCGCCAGCAGAAGAAACTTGTGCCGACGGAAAAAGGACTCGCCCTGCATTCCGTGGTGAAGAACATGGCGATTGCCAATGTGGAGATGACGGGCAAATGGGAGGCGGAACTTGCCAAGATTGAACGAGGTGAAGCAAGTGCAGACGGGTTCACCCATAGTATCGAAGGCTATACCCGTGAAATCACTGCGGAATTGTTAGGTTGTGATAGACTTTTCAGCCACAAGGATTCCGGCTGCCAGTGTCCTAAATGCAAGCAAGGTACCATGCAGTTCTTCGGAAAGGTAGTAAGATGCAGCAACAAGGAGTGCGGTATGCCAGTGTTCAAGCAGGTAGCAGGAAAGTTGCTCACTGATGGCGACATCACCGAGTTGCTTACCAAGGGCAAGACCAGAACGCTCAATGGTTTCACCAGCAAGCAAGGCAAATCATTCTCCGCAGCCATTGCCTTTGACGAGAATTTCAACACGAAATTCGTCTTTGCAGAGC